The following coding sequences lie in one Saimiri boliviensis isolate mSaiBol1 chromosome 6, mSaiBol1.pri, whole genome shotgun sequence genomic window:
- the TSGA10IP gene encoding testis-specific protein 10-interacting protein isoform X2: MACWAVPQWGWGMGQDGEDTDMLNTYQQLVRAPLARPGQDTRLQAPGSSSRLLKLLSTISRDKQGRLGSGDGVPNQDLQQRSQSSRQTAKKERKPRGQSKKGQGSEEADLFTPPARKPSFPFQWAWESIATDVRAVLQPSSPASSHQALPLTSSLSQRQFRRKSTGSLPETLGCCQKTETQNLKVRQRLRAWGGVSILPDKGGQGPEPRCECGLQLPGRRPGSGSVSEEHVQLPGPGAEKAERGLSSAELLQCPRKGPISEEEQFSAATEEAEEGEHRATRRRRAGSQKKGQFSGEEASDEGEQGQSQESIPNFNNLQRPRRRKTRAKELQEPWDLEKLHRQLQRDLDCGPQKQPWMALRDAFQASKRSGKAYALGGDETFLSANLPNRTFRKRQEATRSLLQAWERQRQEERQRAELRRARTQHVQRQVARCLAAYAPRGSRGPGTAQRKLEELRRQERQRFAEYQAELQGIQHRVQARPFLFQQAMQANARLTVTRRFSQVLSALGLDEEQLLAEAGKGDTVGTPRKSRSHRPMGVRMEHSLPSPPRKEPTGSQPDRHHTPSLDPECSP; the protein is encoded by the exons ATGGCCTGTTGGGCAGTTccacagtgggggtgggggatggggcagGATGGGGAGGACACCGATATGCTAAATACCTACCAACAGTTGGTTAGGGCCCCGTTGGCGCGACCAGGGCAGGACACACGGCTTCAGGCTCCGGGGAGCAGCTCTAGGCTGCTCAAGCTGCTGTCGACGATCTCTCGGGACAAGCAG GGCCGCCTGGGGAGTGGTGACGGTGTGCCAAATCAGGACCTGCAGCAGAGGTCTCAGAGCTCAAGGCAGACAGCAAAGAAGGAGCGCAAGCCCAGGGGTCAGAGCAAGAAAGGACAGGGCTCTGAAGAGGCTGA TCTCTTCACCCCTCCTGCTCGGAagccctccttccccttccagtGGGCCTGGGAGAGCATTGCCACAGACGTCCGGGCTGTGCTTCAGCCAAGCTCCCCAGCCTCtagccaccaagccctgcccctGACCTCTTCACTTTCCCAGCGCCAGTTCAGGCGCAAGTCCACGGGCAGCCTCCCAGAGACCCTTGGCTGCTGccagaagacagagacacaaaaccTAAAGGTGAGACAGCGGCTGAGAGCCTGGGGTGGTGTCTCCATCCTTCCTGACAAAGGAGGGCAAGGACCAGAGCCCCGCTGTGAGTGTGGcctccagctgcctgggaggaggCCAGGATCAGGATCGGTGTCCGAAGAGCATGTCCAGCTGCCAGGCCCAGGTGCTGAGAAGGCCGAGAGGGGTCTGAGTTCTGCGGAGCTGCTCCAGTGCCCCAGGAAGGGGCCGATCTCAGAGGAGGAGCAATTCTCAGCAGCCACagaagaggctgaggagggggagcACAGGGCTACCCGCAGAAGGAGGGCTGGTTCTCAGAAAAAGGGGCAGTTTTCTGGAGAGGAGGCCTCAGATGAGGGGGAACAGGGCCAGAGCCAGGAGAGCATCCCCAACTTCAACAACCTCCAAAGGCCACGGAGGAGGAAGACAAGGGCCAAGGAGCTACAGGAGCCGTGGGACCTGGAGAAGCTACACAGGCAGCTGCAAAGAGACCTGGATTGTG GTCCCCAAAAGCAGCCCTGGATGGCTTTGAGAGATGCCTTCCAGGCATCCAAACGGAGTGGAAAGGCCTATGCCTTGGGAGGCGATGAAACCTTCCTATCTGCCAACCTGCCTAACCGCACCTTCCGCAAACGACAGGAAGCCACCAG GAGCCTGCTGCAGGCCTGGGAGCGGCAGCGGCAGGAGGAGCGGCAGCGGGCCGAGCTGCGGCGGGCCCGCACACAGCACGTACAGCGGCAGGTGGCCCGCTGCCTGGCAGCCTACGCACCCAGAGGGAGCCGGGGGCCCGGTACGGCCCAGCGCAAGCTGGAGGAGCTGAG GCGTCAGGAGCGACAGCGCTTTGCCGAGTACCAGGCAGAGCTGCAGGGCATCCAGCACAGGGTGCAGGCCCGGCCCTTCCTGTTCCAGCAGGCCATGCAG gCCAATGCCCGTCTCACTGTCACCCGGCGCTTCTCCCAGGTGCTGTCAGCACTGGGGCTAGATGAGGAGCAGctgctggctgaggcaggaaaggggGACACAGTGGGCACCCCCAGAAAATCCAG GAGCCACAGGCCAATGGGGGTGAGAATGGAGCACTCTCTTCCAAGCCCTCCAAGGAAAGAACCCACCGGCAGCCAGCCTGACAGGCACCACACCCCCAGCCTGGACCCGGAGTGCAGTCCCTGA
- the TSGA10IP gene encoding testis-specific protein 10-interacting protein isoform X1, whose translation MACWAVPQWGWGMGQDGEDTDMLNTYQQLVRAPLARPGQDTRLQAPGSSSRLLKLLSTISRDKQGRLGSGDGVPNQDLQQRSQSSRQTAKKERKPRGQSKKGQGSEEADLFTPPARKPSFPFQWAWESIATDVRAVLQPSSPASSHQALPLTSSLSQRQFRRKSTGSLPETLGCCQKTETQNLKVRQRLRAWGGVSILPDKGGQGPEPRCECGLQLPGRRPGSGSVSEEHVQLPGPGAEKAERGLSSAELLQCPRKGPISEEEQFSAATEEAEEGEHRATRRRRAGSQKKGQFSGEEASDEGEQGQSQESIPNFNNLQRPRRRKTRAKELQEPWDLEKLHRQLQRDLDCGPQKQPWMALRDAFQASKRSGKAYALGGDETFLSANLPNRTFRKRQEATRSLLQAWERQRQEERQRAELRRARTQHVQRQVARCLAAYAPRGSRGPGTAQRKLEELRRQERQRFAEYQAELQGIQHRVQARPFLFQQAMQPWCRAGSPLLSPQANARLTVTRRFSQVLSALGLDEEQLLAEAGKGDTVGTPRKSRSHRPMGVRMEHSLPSPPRKEPTGSQPDRHHTPSLDPECSP comes from the exons ATGGCCTGTTGGGCAGTTccacagtgggggtgggggatggggcagGATGGGGAGGACACCGATATGCTAAATACCTACCAACAGTTGGTTAGGGCCCCGTTGGCGCGACCAGGGCAGGACACACGGCTTCAGGCTCCGGGGAGCAGCTCTAGGCTGCTCAAGCTGCTGTCGACGATCTCTCGGGACAAGCAG GGCCGCCTGGGGAGTGGTGACGGTGTGCCAAATCAGGACCTGCAGCAGAGGTCTCAGAGCTCAAGGCAGACAGCAAAGAAGGAGCGCAAGCCCAGGGGTCAGAGCAAGAAAGGACAGGGCTCTGAAGAGGCTGA TCTCTTCACCCCTCCTGCTCGGAagccctccttccccttccagtGGGCCTGGGAGAGCATTGCCACAGACGTCCGGGCTGTGCTTCAGCCAAGCTCCCCAGCCTCtagccaccaagccctgcccctGACCTCTTCACTTTCCCAGCGCCAGTTCAGGCGCAAGTCCACGGGCAGCCTCCCAGAGACCCTTGGCTGCTGccagaagacagagacacaaaaccTAAAGGTGAGACAGCGGCTGAGAGCCTGGGGTGGTGTCTCCATCCTTCCTGACAAAGGAGGGCAAGGACCAGAGCCCCGCTGTGAGTGTGGcctccagctgcctgggaggaggCCAGGATCAGGATCGGTGTCCGAAGAGCATGTCCAGCTGCCAGGCCCAGGTGCTGAGAAGGCCGAGAGGGGTCTGAGTTCTGCGGAGCTGCTCCAGTGCCCCAGGAAGGGGCCGATCTCAGAGGAGGAGCAATTCTCAGCAGCCACagaagaggctgaggagggggagcACAGGGCTACCCGCAGAAGGAGGGCTGGTTCTCAGAAAAAGGGGCAGTTTTCTGGAGAGGAGGCCTCAGATGAGGGGGAACAGGGCCAGAGCCAGGAGAGCATCCCCAACTTCAACAACCTCCAAAGGCCACGGAGGAGGAAGACAAGGGCCAAGGAGCTACAGGAGCCGTGGGACCTGGAGAAGCTACACAGGCAGCTGCAAAGAGACCTGGATTGTG GTCCCCAAAAGCAGCCCTGGATGGCTTTGAGAGATGCCTTCCAGGCATCCAAACGGAGTGGAAAGGCCTATGCCTTGGGAGGCGATGAAACCTTCCTATCTGCCAACCTGCCTAACCGCACCTTCCGCAAACGACAGGAAGCCACCAG GAGCCTGCTGCAGGCCTGGGAGCGGCAGCGGCAGGAGGAGCGGCAGCGGGCCGAGCTGCGGCGGGCCCGCACACAGCACGTACAGCGGCAGGTGGCCCGCTGCCTGGCAGCCTACGCACCCAGAGGGAGCCGGGGGCCCGGTACGGCCCAGCGCAAGCTGGAGGAGCTGAG GCGTCAGGAGCGACAGCGCTTTGCCGAGTACCAGGCAGAGCTGCAGGGCATCCAGCACAGGGTGCAGGCCCGGCCCTTCCTGTTCCAGCAGGCCATGCAG CCCTGGTGTAGAGCGGGAagccctcttctctctcctcaggCCAATGCCCGTCTCACTGTCACCCGGCGCTTCTCCCAGGTGCTGTCAGCACTGGGGCTAGATGAGGAGCAGctgctggctgaggcaggaaaggggGACACAGTGGGCACCCCCAGAAAATCCAG GAGCCACAGGCCAATGGGGGTGAGAATGGAGCACTCTCTTCCAAGCCCTCCAAGGAAAGAACCCACCGGCAGCCAGCCTGACAGGCACCACACCCCCAGCCTGGACCCGGAGTGCAGTCCCTGA
- the SART1 gene encoding U4/U6.U5 tri-snRNP-associated protein 1 — protein MGSSKKHRGEKEAAGTTAAAGTGGATEQPPRHREHKKHKHRSSGSGGSGGERRKRSRERGGERGSGRRGAEAEARSSTHGRERSQAEPSERRVKREKRDDGYEAAASSKTSSGDASSLSIEETNKLRAKLGLKPLEVNAVKKEAGTKEEPVTADVINPMALRQREELREKLAAAKEKRLLNQKLGKIKTLGEDDPWLDDTAAWIERSRQLQKEKDLAEKRAKLLEEMDQEFGVSTLVEEEFGQRRQDLYSARDLQGLTVEHAIASFREGETMILTLKDKGVLQEEEDVLVNVNLVDKERAEKNVELRKKKPDYLPYVEDESVDDLAQQKPRSILSKYDEELEGERPHSFRLEQGGTADGLRERELEEIRAKLRLQAQSLSTVGPRLASEYLTPEEMVTFKKTKRRVKKIRKKEKEVVVRADDLLPLGDQTQDGDFGSRLRGRGRRRVSEVEEEKEPVPQPLPSDDTRVENMEISDEEEYGAPPPPGSPQVLEEDEAELELQKQLEKGRRLRQLQQLRDSGEKVVEIVKKLESRQRGWEEDEDPERKGAIVFNATSEFCRTLGEIPTYGLAGNREEQEELMDFEQDEERSANGGSESDGEENIGWSTVNLDEEKQQQDFSASSTTILDEEPIVNRGLAAALLLCQNKGLLETTVQKVARVKAPNKSLPSAVYCIEDKMAIDDKYSRREEYRGFTQDFKEKDGYKPDVKIEYVDETGRKLTPKEAFRQLSHRFHGKGSGKMKTERRMKKLDEEALLKKMSSSDTPLGTVALLQEKQKAQKTPYIVLSGSGKSMNANTITK, from the exons ATGGGGTCGTCCAAGAAGCACCGCGGGGAGAAAGAGGCGGCCGGGACGACGGCGGCGGCCGGCACCGGGGGCGCCACCGAGCAGCCGCCGCGGCACCGGGAGCACAAAAAACACAAGCACCGGAGTAGCGGCAGTGGCGGTAGCGGCGGCGAACGACGGAAGCGGAGCCGGGAACGTGGAGGCGAGCGCGGGAGCGGGCGGCGCGGGGCCGAAGCTGAGGCCCGGAGCAGCACGCACGGGCGGGAGCGCAGCCAGGCAGAGCCCTCAGAGCGGCGCGTGAAACGGGAGAAGCGCGATGACGGCTATGAGGCCG CTGCCAGCTCCAAAACTAGCTCAGGCGATGCCTCCTCACTCAGCATCGAGGAGACCAA TAAACTCCGGGCAAAGTTGGGGCTGAAACCCTTGGAGGTCAATGCCGTCAAGAAGG AGGCGGGCACCAAGGAGGAGCCCGTGACAGCTGATGTCATCAACCCTATGGCCTTGCGACAGCGAGAGGAGCTGCGGGAGAAGCTGGCGGCTGCCAAGGAAAAGCGCCTGCTGAACCAAAAGCTGGG GAAGATAAAGACCCTAGGAGAGGATGACCCCTGGCTGGACGACACTGCAGCCTGGATCGAGAGGAGCCGGCAGCTGCAGAAGGAGAAGGACCTGGCAGAGAAGAGG GCCAAGCTACTGGAGGAGATGGACCAAGAGTTTGGTGTCAGCACTCTGGTGGAGGAGGAGTTTGGGCAGAGGCGGCAG GACCTGTACAGTGCCCGGGACCTGCAGGGCCTCACCGTGGAGCATGCCATTGCTTCCTTCAGAGAAGGGGAGACCATGATCCTCACCCTCAAGGACAAAG GCGTGctgcaggaggaggaagatgtgCTGGTGAACGTGAACCTGGTGGATAAGGAGCGGGCAGAGAAAAACGTGGAGCTGCGGAAGAAGAAGCCCGACTACCTGCCCTATGTGGAGGATGAGAGCGTGGATGACCTGGCACAG CAAAAACCTCGCTCTATCCTGTCTAAGTACGACGAAGAGCTTGAGGGGGAGCGGCCGCACTCCTTCCGCCTGGAGCAGGGCGGCACAGCTGATGGCCTGCGGGAGCGGGAGCTGGAGGAGATCCGGGCCAAGCTGCGGCTGCAGGCTCAGTCCCTGAGCACGGTGGGGCCCCGGCTGGCCTCCGAGTACCTCACGCCTGAGGAGATG gTGACCTTTAAAAAGACCAAGCGGAGGGTGAAGAAAATccgaaagaaggagaaggaggtagTAGTGCGGGCGGATGACTTGCTGCCTCTCGGGGACCAGACTCAGGATGGGGACTTTGGTTCCAG ACTGCGGGGCCGGGGTCGCCGCCGAGTGTCcgaggtggaggaggagaaggagcccGTGCCTCAGCCCCTGCCATCAGACGACACCCGGGTGGAGAACATGGAAATCAGTGATGAGG AGGAGTATGGAGCTCCGCCGCCACCGGGGTCCCCACAGGTACTGGAGGAGGACGAGGCAGAGCTGGAGCTGCAGAAGCAGCTGGAGAAGGGCCGTCGGCTACGACAGCTGCAGCAGCTGCGAGACAGTGGTGAGAAG GTGGTGGAGATCGTGAAGAAGCTGGAGTCTCGCCAGCGGGgctgggaggaggatgaggatccTGAGCGAAAGGGGGCCATTGTGTTCAACGCCACGTCTGAGTTCTGCCGCACCTTGGGGGAGATCCCCACCTACGGGCTGGCCGGCAACCGTGAGGAGCAGGAGGAGCTCATG GACTTTGAACAGGACGAGGAGCGCTCGGCCAACGGCGGCTCTGAATCTGATGGGGAGGAGAACATTGGCTGGAGCACGGTGAACCTGGacgaggagaagcagcagcaggat TTCTCTGCTTCCTCTACCACCATCCTGGACGAGGAGCCGATCGTGAATAGGGGGCTGGCAGCTGCCCTGCTCCTGTGTCAGAACAAAG GGCTGCTGGAGACCACAGTGCAGAAGGTGGCCCGGGTGAAGGCCCCCAACAAGTCTCTGCCCTCGGCCGTGTACTGCATCGAGGATAAGAT GGCCATCGATGACAAGTACAGCCGGCGGGAGGAGTACCGAGGCTTCACGCAGGACTTCAAGGAGAAAGACGGCTACAAACCTGATGTTAAAATTGAGTACGTGGATGAGACAGGCCGGAAACTCACACCGAAGGAG GCCTTCCGGCAGCTGTCCCACCGTTTCCACGGCAAGGGCTCAGGCAAGATGAAGACGGAGCGGCGGATGAAGAAGCTGGACGAGGAGGCG CTCCTGAAGAAGATGAGCTCCAGCGACACGCCCTTGGGCACCGTGGCTTTGCTCCAGGAGAAACAGAAGGCCCAGAAGACCCCCTACATTGTGCTCAGCGGCAGCGGCAAGAGCATGAACGC GAACACCATCACTAAGTGA